The Rattus rattus isolate New Zealand chromosome X, Rrattus_CSIRO_v1, whole genome shotgun sequence genome has a window encoding:
- the Tent5d gene encoding terminal nucleotidyltransferase 5D: MSEIRFSNLTWDHIVTLDRVLDEVIPIHGRGNFPTLEVKPKDIVHVVKDQLIKQGIIVKDTRLNGSTASYILASHNGISYKDLDIIFGVDLPSDQEFHVVKDAVLGCLLDFLPKGVKKEKITLKTMKEAYVQKMVKICSNNDRWSLISLSNNTGKNVELKFVNSLRRQFEFSVDSFQILLDSMLDFYSVPNAKLTKESCPVVVAESMYGDFQEAMVHLKYKLISTRKPEEIRGGGLLKYSNLLVRDFKPACQTEIKTLERYMCSRFFIDFPDVAEQQKKIESYLRNHFIGEEKSKYEYLMTLHGVVNQSTVCLMGYERRQTLNMITLLALKVLGEQNILPSTDNVTCFYQPAPYLVLEGGYPSYYVASGPPLVYFQPCHTVQFPVQNGMM; the protein is encoded by the coding sequence ATGTCGGAGATCAGATTCAGCAATCTCACTTGGGATCACATTGTAACACTGGACCGTGTGTTAGATGAAGTAATCCCAATTCATGGAAGGGGCAATTTCCCCACGCTGGAGGTAAAACCAAAAGATATTGTTCATGTTGTAAAAGATCAACTCATAAAGCAGGGCATTATTGTTAAAGATACAAGATTGAATGGCTCTACAGCAAGTTACATACTCGCAAGCCATAATGGAATCAGCTATAAAGATTTGGACATTATTTTTGGTGTTGATCTTCCAAGTGAtcaagaatttcatgtagttaaGGATGCAGTTTTAGGCTGTCTACTTGACTTTTTACCAAAAggtgttaaaaaagaaaagattaccCTAAAAACCATGAAAGAAGCATATGTGCAGAAAATGGTAAAAATTTGCAGTAACAATGATCGTTGGAGTCTCATCTCCCTTTCAAACAATACTGGGAAGAATGTAGAACTAAAATTTGTGAACTCACTCAGACGACAATTTGAATTTAGTGTAGATTCTTTCCAAATTCTTTTGGATTCCATGTTAGATTTCTATAGTGTTCCAAATGCCAAGCTCACCAAAGAATCCTGTCCTGTTGTGGTGGCTGAAAGTATGTATGGCGACTTCCAAGAAGCAATGGTCCATTTGAAATACAAGCTAATATCTACCCGAAAGCCTGAAGAGATCAGAGGTGGTGGCCTTTTGAAGTATAGCAATTTGTTGGTTCGTGACTTCAAGCCAGCCTGCCAAACAGAAATTAAGACTCTGGAACGTTATATGTGTTCTAGATTTTTCATTGACTTTCCTGATGTAGcagaacagcaaaagaaaattgaatcGTACCTCCGCAACCATTTCATAGGTGAAGAAAAGAGCAAGTATGAGTACCTTATGACCTTGCATGGAGTTGTGAACCAAAGCACTGTCTGCCTCATGGGATATGAAAGAAGGCAGACCCTTAACATGATCACCCTTTTGGCTTTGAAAGTACTTGGAGAACAGAATATTTTACCTAGTACAGACAACGTAACTTGCTTTTATCAACCTGCTCCATATCTAGTTCTTGAGGGAGGGTACCCTAGTTATTATGTAGCATCTGGGCCACCACTGGTTTATTTCCAGCCCTGTCATACAGTGCAGTTCCCTGTGCAAAATGGTATGATGTAA